A stretch of DNA from Tissierella sp.:
TGCTACCTGGTATTGATGGATTTCAAGTATGTAAAGTACTAAGAGAAGAATACCCTAACCTTGGTATAATAATGTTAACGGCCAAATCTCAAGACATAGATAAGATTATGGGGTTAGAATATGGAACAGATGATTATATGACTAAACCCTTTAATCCTACTGAATTAGTCTTGAGAGTGAAGTCTTTAGCCAGAAGAATAGAAATACCTGAAGGCATAGATGAAAACAACATGTTAATTTCTGAACCTTTTAAGATAGATGCCTATTCTCGTAAATTCTTTAAAAACAATAGTGAAATTGAGCTTACTCCTACAGAGTATGCTATTGCTAAACTATTTGTTGAAAATCCAGGCAAAGCTTTTAAGAGAGATGAAATATTAAATTTAGTGTGGGGATATGATTTTGTGGGAGATTCAAAGATTGTTGATGTAAATATAAGAAGACTCAGATCGAAAATAGAGAATGATTCAAGTAATCCTTTTTATATTGAAACAGTTTGGGGAATCGGATATAGATGGAAAGACTAAAACTAGAGGGAAGATAAATGAAAAAAAGTATTAAGACCAGGTTAGTTAAAAGCTTTATGTTAATTATCTTAATCACAGTTGTAATTTTAGAGGTAGTTCTCATTAATGGTGTTAAGGACTATTATTATAAAAATGTTGAAGATATATTAAGTAGCCAAATAGAGTTTTCCATTGGATATTATTTAAGATATTTTTCTTCAGAAACCTTAGAAGATATTGTTATAGATGATGTAGATGTATTTTGGCAACATACCAATGCCCAGGTGCAAATACTTAATTCTGATGGAAAATTATTAATGGATTCTTTAGGAGCTAATAATGATGATACTAGATTACTGCCTGATATCACAAAAGCTATTAATGGAGAAAAGGGAGTTTGGAGAGGGACAGTTGATTATTATGAAGATCCAGTAATGTCAGTTTCAATGCCAATTAAAGATCAGGATAGAGTAATCGGTATTATTAGATTCATCACATCATTACATGAAACAAATCATATAATATGGTCAATTTCTTTGATATTACTATGGATTGGAATTATAGTTGTTTTATTTTCAGGTATGGTAAGCAT
This window harbors:
- a CDS encoding response regulator transcription factor, which gives rise to MKETILIVEDEGSIRKFIKINLERNDFIVLEAETGEEGIEIAKKEKIDIVILDLMLPGIDGFQVCKVLREEYPNLGIIMLTAKSQDIDKIMGLEYGTDDYMTKPFNPTELVLRVKSLARRIEIPEGIDENNMLISEPFKIDAYSRKFFKNNSEIELTPTEYAIAKLFVENPGKAFKRDEILNLVWGYDFVGDSKIVDVNIRRLRSKIENDSSNPFYIETVWGIGYRWKD